One Prevotella melaninogenica DNA window includes the following coding sequences:
- the dnaA gene encoding chromosomal replication initiator protein DnaA, with protein MNVNPKNLWDSCLQLIKENVTEQQFDTWFRPIVLQSYKPASKTLLVQVPSQFVYEYLEGHYVDLLRKVLTRVFGQGVQLTYRVMVDQENHLSQDLEQDTVEDISSQRPTARANQSPTVLDTVPQDLDSQLDPHKSFSNYVEGDSNKLPRSIGLSIAEHPNTTQFNPMFIYGPSGCGKTHLVNAIGLRAKQLYPQKRVLYVSARLFQVQYTDSVRQNTTNDFINFYQTIDILIVDDIQEWVTATKTQDTFFHIFNHLFRNGKRIILASDRPPVDLKGMNDRLLTRFSCGLIAELEKPNVQLCVDILHSKIKRDGLNIPEDVVRFIAETANGSVRDLQGVINSLLAYSVVYNSNIDMRLAERVIKRAVKIDDEPLTIDDILDKVCTHYNVTMTAVNSRSRKKDIVMARQVSMYMAQKYTKMPASRIGKLVGNRDHSTVIHSCSKIEDRLKVDKGFHAEIASIENSFKLKA; from the coding sequence ATGAACGTCAATCCTAAAAATCTTTGGGATAGTTGCCTCCAGCTCATTAAGGAGAATGTGACCGAGCAGCAATTTGATACTTGGTTTCGTCCGATTGTTTTACAGTCGTACAAGCCAGCATCAAAGACATTGTTAGTTCAGGTCCCAAGCCAATTCGTATATGAGTATTTGGAGGGACATTACGTAGACTTGCTACGTAAGGTCTTGACGCGTGTCTTCGGACAAGGCGTTCAGCTGACCTATCGTGTCATGGTTGACCAGGAGAATCACTTGTCGCAGGACTTAGAGCAGGACACCGTAGAGGATATCTCGTCACAGCGTCCTACCGCTCGCGCTAATCAAAGCCCAACCGTACTGGACACAGTGCCACAGGATCTCGATTCACAGCTCGACCCTCATAAGTCATTCAGCAACTATGTTGAAGGCGACAGCAACAAACTCCCTCGCTCTATCGGTCTTTCTATCGCAGAACACCCTAACACAACACAGTTTAACCCAATGTTCATCTATGGACCATCGGGCTGTGGAAAGACTCACCTTGTTAATGCTATCGGATTAAGAGCAAAGCAGCTTTATCCACAAAAGCGTGTGTTATACGTGTCTGCACGTCTGTTCCAAGTACAGTACACCGATTCTGTACGACAGAATACTACCAACGATTTTATCAACTTCTATCAGACAATTGACATTCTGATTGTCGATGATATCCAGGAATGGGTTACTGCAACAAAGACGCAGGACACCTTCTTCCACATCTTCAACCACCTTTTCCGTAACGGAAAACGTATCATCTTAGCGAGCGACCGCCCACCAGTCGACCTGAAGGGCATGAACGACCGCTTGCTGACACGTTTCTCTTGCGGTTTGATAGCAGAGTTAGAAAAGCCAAATGTACAGCTGTGTGTGGATATTCTCCATAGCAAGATTAAGCGTGACGGTCTTAACATTCCAGAGGATGTAGTGCGTTTCATCGCCGAGACTGCTAATGGCAGCGTACGTGATCTTCAAGGTGTTATTAACTCACTCCTCGCTTACAGCGTCGTTTACAATAGTAATATTGATATGCGATTGGCTGAACGTGTCATCAAACGTGCAGTGAAGATTGACGACGAACCGCTGACAATTGACGATATCTTGGATAAGGTATGTACACATTATAATGTTACGATGACGGCAGTTAACTCTCGTTCACGTAAGAAAGACATTGTGATGGCGCGCCAAGTGAGTATGTATATGGCACAGAAATATACGAAGATGCCTGCAAGTCGTATCGGAAAACTGGTTGGTAATCGTGACCACAGCACCGTAATCCACAGTTGTTCTAAGATTGAAGACCGTCTTAAGGTTGACAAGGGATTCCATGCTGAAATCGCAAGTATTGAAAACTCTTTTAAGTTAAAAGCATAA
- a CDS encoding IS982 family transposase: protein MITTDKVTEIFYILDEFCKNLDAELTKNLHIAPIDEGYKRMRNRKGQMSKSEIMTILLCYHFGSFRNFKHYYLFFIKEHLASYFPKAVSYTRFVELMPRVFFELMAFMRIQGFGKCTGISFVDSTMIPVCHNMRRNFNKVFDGLAKNGKGTMGWCHGFKLHLLCYEMGDVLTFCLTPANVDDRDPRVWQVFTKVLYGKVFADKGCIKQEFFENLFNQGIHLVHGLKSNMKNKLMPLWDKMMLRKRYIIECINELLKNKANLVHSRHRSVHNFLMNLCAALATYCFFENKPEALPVRIEKTRQLELF, encoded by the coding sequence ATGATTACCACAGACAAAGTTACAGAAATATTTTATATATTGGATGAGTTCTGCAAGAATTTAGATGCCGAGTTAACTAAAAACCTACACATTGCCCCCATAGACGAGGGATATAAGCGCATGCGAAACCGTAAAGGGCAGATGTCCAAGAGCGAAATCATGACCATCCTGTTGTGCTATCATTTTGGCTCTTTCCGCAACTTCAAGCACTATTACCTCTTCTTCATCAAGGAGCATCTGGCAAGCTACTTCCCTAAGGCCGTGTCCTACACGCGTTTCGTGGAACTCATGCCTCGCGTGTTCTTCGAACTGATGGCCTTCATGCGCATCCAAGGTTTTGGAAAGTGCACGGGCATTAGTTTCGTGGACAGCACGATGATTCCCGTATGCCACAACATGAGAAGGAATTTCAACAAGGTGTTTGATGGACTTGCTAAGAACGGAAAGGGAACAATGGGGTGGTGTCATGGCTTCAAGCTTCATCTGCTGTGCTACGAGATGGGCGATGTACTCACGTTCTGCCTAACTCCCGCAAACGTGGACGACAGGGACCCTAGGGTGTGGCAGGTCTTCACCAAGGTGCTCTACGGCAAAGTATTTGCCGATAAGGGCTGCATCAAGCAAGAGTTCTTTGAGAACCTCTTCAACCAAGGCATCCATCTCGTTCACGGGCTCAAATCAAACATGAAAAACAAGCTTATGCCCTTGTGGGACAAGATGATGCTGCGCAAGCGATATATAATAGAATGCATCAACGAACTGCTCAAGAACAAGGCCAACCTTGTCCATTCACGCCATCGCTCCGTACATAACTTTCTCATGAATCTCTGTGCGGCATTGGCAACATATTGTTTCTTCGAGAATAAGCCCGAGGCACTTCCCGTGCGCATTGAAAAGACTAGGCAATTGGAACTTTTCTAA
- a CDS encoding adenosylcobalamin-dependent ribonucleoside-diphosphate reductase, with the protein MGTKQTYSFDEAFQASLAYFGGDELAARVWVNKYAMKDSFGNIYEKSPEQMHWRIANEIARIENKYQNPLTAQEVFDLLDHFRYIIPAGSPMTGIGNNYQVASLSNCFVIGLDGDADSYGAIMRIDEEQVQLMKRRGGVGHDLTHIRPKGSPVNNSALTSTGLVPFMERYSNSTREVAQDGRRGALMLSVSIKHPDSEAFIDAKMEEGKVTGANVSVKITDEFMQAVVEDKTYVQQFPTNSSEPSVTKEISAKALWEKIVHNAWKSAEPGVLFWDTIIRESIPDCYADLGFQTVSTNPCGEIPLCPYDSCRLLSLNLYSYVIDPFTDHARFDMELFKRHAQLAQRLMDDIIDLEMEKIDLIMSKIKTDPQVDEVKSAEYHLWEKIKKKSCQGRRTGVGITAEGDMIAAMGLRYGTQEATDFSVDIHRALALNAYRSSVTMAQERGAFEIYDAKREEKNPFILRLKETDGQLYEDMKKYGRRNIACLTIAPTGTTSLMTQTTSGIEPVFMPVYKRRRKVNPNDTDVHVDFVDEVGDSFEEYIVYHRKFLTWMEVNGIDTQKKYSQEEIDELVKRSPYYKATANDVDWLMKVRMQGEIQKWVDHSISVTVNLPNQVDEELVNKLYVEAWRSGCKGCTIYRDGSRSGVMISVSKKDKTKDEKPVDEEKAKDLNSAEEHHEHICNHPNVIEVRPKELECDVVRFQNNKEKWVAFVGLLEGYPYEIFTGLQDDEEGIALPKSVTKGKIIKQTAEDGNHRYDFQFENKRGYKTTVEGLSEKFNPEYWNYAKLISGVLRYRMPIDHVIKLVGSLQLKNESINTWKNGVERALKKYVVDGTSASGLKCPVCGQETLVYQEGCLICTNCGASRCG; encoded by the coding sequence ATGGGAACCAAACAAACTTACTCATTTGATGAAGCTTTTCAAGCATCTTTAGCTTATTTCGGTGGAGACGAACTTGCTGCCCGTGTGTGGGTCAACAAGTATGCGATGAAGGATAGCTTCGGGAATATCTATGAGAAGTCGCCAGAACAGATGCATTGGCGCATTGCTAACGAGATAGCTCGTATTGAAAACAAATATCAGAACCCTTTGACGGCACAGGAGGTGTTCGACCTCTTGGACCATTTCAGATATATTATCCCTGCTGGTAGTCCGATGACGGGTATCGGTAATAACTATCAGGTGGCATCCCTTTCCAACTGTTTCGTAATCGGTTTGGACGGTGATGCCGATTCTTATGGTGCCATTATGCGCATTGACGAAGAGCAGGTACAGCTGATGAAGCGTCGTGGTGGAGTAGGACATGACTTGACCCATATCCGTCCGAAAGGCTCACCAGTTAACAACTCAGCCCTGACTTCAACAGGTCTTGTTCCTTTCATGGAGCGTTATTCAAACAGTACTCGTGAGGTAGCGCAGGACGGTCGTCGTGGTGCCTTGATGCTTTCAGTAAGTATTAAGCATCCAGACTCAGAAGCGTTTATCGATGCCAAGATGGAAGAAGGTAAGGTGACTGGTGCTAATGTGTCGGTGAAGATTACCGATGAGTTCATGCAGGCAGTCGTTGAAGATAAGACATACGTACAGCAGTTCCCTACCAATAGCAGCGAACCAAGCGTAACGAAGGAGATTTCTGCTAAGGCATTATGGGAAAAGATTGTACATAACGCATGGAAGAGTGCCGAGCCAGGCGTACTATTTTGGGACACAATTATCCGAGAGAGTATTCCTGATTGTTATGCAGACCTTGGTTTCCAGACTGTTTCAACTAATCCATGTGGTGAGATTCCACTCTGTCCATACGATAGTTGTCGACTCCTTTCGTTGAATCTCTATTCATACGTTATCGACCCATTTACAGACCATGCACGCTTTGATATGGAATTGTTTAAGCGTCATGCACAGCTCGCACAGCGATTGATGGACGACATCATCGACCTTGAGATGGAGAAAATCGACCTCATCATGTCGAAGATAAAGACCGATCCTCAGGTTGACGAGGTGAAGAGTGCAGAGTATCATCTTTGGGAAAAGATCAAGAAAAAGAGCTGTCAGGGTCGTCGTACAGGTGTGGGAATCACCGCTGAGGGCGATATGATAGCAGCCATGGGCTTGCGTTATGGAACACAGGAAGCAACCGACTTCTCTGTTGATATTCATCGCGCGTTGGCTCTGAATGCTTATCGCTCATCGGTGACAATGGCACAAGAGCGTGGTGCTTTTGAGATATATGATGCTAAGCGTGAGGAGAAGAATCCGTTTATCCTTCGTCTGAAGGAGACTGACGGACAGCTCTACGAGGATATGAAGAAGTATGGTCGTAGAAATATTGCCTGTCTGACGATTGCTCCTACGGGTACAACCTCGCTCATGACACAGACAACATCGGGTATTGAACCTGTCTTTATGCCTGTATATAAGCGTCGTCGTAAGGTGAATCCAAATGATACGGATGTACATGTAGACTTCGTTGATGAGGTGGGCGACTCTTTTGAGGAGTACATTGTTTACCACCGTAAGTTCCTGACATGGATGGAGGTGAACGGAATCGATACGCAGAAGAAGTACAGTCAGGAAGAGATTGACGAACTTGTGAAGCGTTCTCCTTATTATAAAGCTACTGCAAACGATGTCGATTGGTTGATGAAGGTACGTATGCAGGGCGAGATTCAGAAGTGGGTAGACCACTCAATCTCAGTGACTGTGAACCTTCCAAATCAGGTTGACGAGGAGTTAGTGAATAAACTCTATGTTGAGGCATGGCGTAGTGGTTGCAAGGGTTGTACTATCTATCGTGATGGAAGCCGCTCGGGTGTGATGATTTCGGTATCGAAGAAGGATAAGACAAAGGACGAAAAGCCTGTCGATGAGGAGAAGGCAAAAGACCTTAACTCAGCTGAGGAGCATCATGAACATATCTGTAATCATCCAAATGTAATTGAAGTTCGTCCAAAAGAATTGGAGTGTGACGTCGTACGCTTCCAAAACAACAAAGAGAAATGGGTGGCTTTCGTTGGTTTGTTAGAGGGTTATCCTTACGAAATCTTTACTGGTTTGCAGGACGATGAGGAGGGTATTGCCCTTCCAAAGAGCGTAACCAAGGGTAAGATTATCAAGCAAACAGCCGAAGATGGTAACCATCGTTACGACTTCCAGTTTGAGAATAAGCGTGGTTATAAGACCACTGTTGAGGGTTTGTCAGAGAAGTTTAACCCAGAGTATTGGAACTATGCGAAGCTGATTTCAGGCGTATTGCGTTATCGTATGCCAATCGATCACGTCATCAAGCTCGTTGGTTCGCTGCAGTTGAAGAACGAAAGCATCAACACATGGAAGAACGGTGTTGAGCGAGCATTGAAGAAGTATGTTGTTGATGGTACGAGTGCGTCAGGCTTGAAATGTCCAGTCTGTGGACAAGAAACCCTTGTTTATCAAGAAGGTTGTCTGATTTGTACCAACTGTGGTGCCTCACGTTGTGGCTAA
- a CDS encoding N-acetylmuramoyl-L-alanine amidase family protein, with amino-acid sequence MFKKISLLLVFLVLSVSLSWAADGRFTLVIDPGHGGHDAGAIGAISKEKDINLNIALAFGRYVERNLPDVNVIYTRKTDVFIPLHQRADIANKAKADLFISVHTNSVASGRYVKGFQVYTLGMHRAKANLDVAMRENSVISMEKGYQQTYQGFDPNSSESYIMFEFMQNANMERSVELARMIQNSVCSSAGRIDKGVHQAGFLVLRESYMPSCLIELGFITAADEEEYLNSPAGIDAMAKGIYNAFVQYKNAYDTRIVVPYRPVENKRIVIDRVVPTAPTTKPRPVAPIERARSVAPVQRSRSTVPIEQPRSSTPAPPARPMNKVQEAKKRISDAIRELLPCNDSEAGTAKSVPVFKVQVLASNRQLRSGSELFRGHTDFDCVQEGNFYKYFIGSSTNYNDISRLRGKLLKDFPQAFIIAYKNGARMDVNQAIAEFLKNKKNK; translated from the coding sequence ATGTTTAAGAAAATATCGCTTCTCCTTGTTTTCTTGGTCTTGTCGGTAAGCCTGTCATGGGCTGCAGACGGACGGTTCACACTTGTTATTGACCCTGGTCATGGTGGTCATGACGCTGGTGCGATAGGTGCAATCTCAAAGGAGAAGGACATCAACTTGAATATAGCATTGGCTTTTGGCCGTTATGTTGAGAGGAATCTGCCAGATGTCAATGTGATTTATACCCGTAAGACCGACGTGTTTATCCCTTTGCATCAGCGTGCAGACATCGCCAATAAGGCTAAGGCAGACCTTTTTATATCCGTACATACGAACTCTGTTGCATCGGGTCGTTATGTAAAGGGATTTCAGGTGTATACCTTAGGTATGCACCGTGCGAAGGCTAACCTCGATGTGGCTATGCGAGAGAATAGCGTTATCTCAATGGAGAAAGGCTATCAGCAGACCTATCAGGGTTTTGACCCAAACTCCTCAGAGAGTTATATCATGTTTGAATTCATGCAGAATGCGAATATGGAGCGGAGTGTTGAGTTAGCTCGAATGATACAAAACTCTGTTTGTTCGTCTGCAGGACGTATCGACAAGGGTGTTCATCAGGCTGGTTTCCTCGTGTTGCGAGAGAGCTATATGCCAAGTTGTTTGATAGAGTTAGGCTTCATTACGGCAGCTGATGAGGAGGAATATCTGAACTCTCCAGCGGGTATAGATGCCATGGCAAAGGGTATTTACAATGCTTTTGTACAATACAAGAATGCCTATGACACACGCATCGTGGTGCCTTACCGTCCTGTTGAAAACAAGCGAATAGTGATAGATCGCGTTGTCCCAACTGCTCCAACAACTAAACCGCGTCCTGTTGCGCCAATAGAGCGTGCCCGTTCTGTGGCTCCTGTGCAGCGTTCTCGTTCTACAGTACCCATAGAGCAGCCACGTTCTTCCACCCCAGCACCCCCAGCTCGCCCTATGAATAAGGTACAAGAGGCGAAGAAGAGAATCTCAGATGCGATTCGAGAGTTGCTCCCTTGTAATGATTCTGAGGCTGGAACGGCAAAGAGCGTACCTGTCTTTAAGGTGCAAGTGTTGGCTTCTAACCGTCAGTTACGGTCGGGTAGTGAACTCTTCCGTGGGCATACAGACTTTGATTGTGTTCAAGAAGGCAACTTTTATAAGTATTTTATAGGCTCCAGTACGAATTATAACGACATCTCACGCTTACGTGGAAAGCTGTTGAAAGACTTCCCACAAGCTTTTATTATTGCCTACAAAAACGGTGCACGTATGGATGTCAACCAAGCAATAGCAGAGTTTCTCAAGAATAAAAAGAATAAGTAA
- a CDS encoding MlaD family protein produces the protein MKKFFTPQVRIAIVAILAIVVLFFGIQFLRGISLFSNDAHYKIKFNDITGLSTSTPVYARGFKVGIVRNIDYDYDKLGESITVDVDVEKTLRIPEGTTAEIVSDIMGNVKVVLQFGKSTKFLEPNGWIDGAINDGTLGDLKSMVPSIQKMLPKLDSILGSVNTLLADPALQSSVHNVDKITANLTTSTRELNTLLAQVNGSLPVVAAKAGRVMDNANGMMVNANRGVTEARGAIRGANTMMSNLNNKVNGLDVEATMAKVNATLDNMNSLTAKLNSNEGTMGLMLNDASLYNNLNSTMRSADSLLTNLKAHPKRYVHFSIFGRKDK, from the coding sequence ATGAAGAAATTTTTCACACCACAAGTAAGGATTGCCATCGTTGCTATACTTGCAATCGTTGTGTTATTCTTTGGAATACAGTTCCTAAGAGGTATTTCCCTCTTCTCGAATGACGCACATTACAAGATTAAGTTCAACGATATCACGGGCTTGTCTACATCAACTCCTGTCTATGCTCGCGGTTTCAAGGTGGGTATCGTTAGGAATATTGATTACGACTATGATAAGTTAGGCGAGTCTATCACAGTCGATGTCGATGTTGAAAAGACATTGAGAATCCCAGAGGGTACTACCGCTGAGATTGTTAGTGACATCATGGGTAACGTGAAGGTCGTACTACAGTTTGGCAAAAGCACGAAGTTCTTGGAGCCTAACGGATGGATTGACGGTGCTATTAATGATGGTACTTTAGGCGACTTGAAGAGTATGGTGCCTTCTATCCAGAAGATGTTGCCAAAGTTGGATAGCATCCTTGGAAGCGTAAATACGCTCCTTGCCGACCCAGCTCTTCAGAGTTCGGTACACAATGTAGATAAGATTACAGCCAATCTTACTACTTCTACCCGTGAACTTAACACCTTGCTCGCGCAGGTTAATGGTTCTTTGCCTGTTGTGGCTGCAAAGGCTGGTAGGGTGATGGACAATGCCAACGGCATGATGGTAAACGCAAACAGAGGCGTTACAGAGGCTCGTGGGGCTATCCGTGGCGCAAATACGATGATGTCTAACCTTAATAATAAGGTGAACGGACTCGATGTTGAGGCAACGATGGCTAAGGTGAACGCTACTTTAGACAATATGAACTCGCTCACAGCTAAGCTGAATAGCAATGAGGGTACGATGGGCTTGATGCTTAACGACGCCTCTTTGTACAATAATCTTAATAGCACGATGCGCTCAGCAGATAGTCTTTTGACAAATCTTAAAGCACATCCAAAGCGTTATGTTCATTTCTCTATCTTTGGTAGAAAAGACAAGTAA
- a CDS encoding nitroreductase family protein, translated as MKTINTRKTIRKYTNKDVSEDLLKTLLEKAERTPTMGNLQLYSVVITRNEEKKAQLAPAHFNQPMVMGAPVILTFCADFRRTTLWAENRKATPGYDNFLSFLNAATDALLYCQTFCNLAEEEGLGTCFLGTTIYNPKTIIEVLQLPRLVMPVATITLGWPAEDPALTDRLPIDSIIHHETYEDYTPDRIDAFYTPKEQLEENKHFVEINNKETLAQVFTDLRYTKEANEAISKTLLETLKEQW; from the coding sequence ATGAAAACTATCAATACAAGAAAGACGATAAGAAAATACACCAACAAGGATGTATCAGAGGATTTGTTGAAAACTCTATTGGAGAAGGCTGAACGTACGCCAACAATGGGAAACCTGCAGCTTTACTCGGTTGTCATCACTCGAAACGAGGAGAAGAAGGCGCAATTGGCACCTGCTCATTTCAACCAACCGATGGTCATGGGGGCACCTGTTATCCTCACCTTCTGCGCTGACTTCCGTCGTACAACGCTCTGGGCGGAGAACCGTAAGGCTACTCCGGGTTACGACAACTTCCTTTCTTTCCTCAATGCTGCCACCGATGCACTGCTTTATTGTCAGACTTTCTGCAACCTTGCAGAGGAAGAAGGCTTAGGTACTTGCTTCTTGGGTACGACCATTTACAACCCTAAAACCATCATTGAAGTCCTACAACTGCCACGTCTCGTGATGCCTGTTGCCACTATCACTCTCGGTTGGCCTGCTGAAGATCCTGCCCTCACCGACCGCCTTCCTATCGACAGCATCATCCACCACGAGACTTACGAAGACTATACCCCTGACCGTATCGATGCTTTCTATACGCCAAAGGAGCAGTTAGAGGAAAACAAACACTTTGTGGAAATCAACAACAAAGAAACCCTCGCACAAGTCTTCACCGACCTGCGTTATACGAAAGAGGCGAATGAGGCAATATCAAAGACGTTGTTAGAAACGCTGAAGGAGCAGTGGTAG
- the folB gene encoding dihydroneopterin aldolase, which produces MKLMTSYILLQGLHFHARIGVGEQERVVGNEYVLDLRLGYPFAKAVKSDDVADTLNYAEVFNVIREVMKQPALLLESVAGFIVEALCAAFPMISSIDLKLVKLNPPMGADSDGAGVELHLINDKTED; this is translated from the coding sequence ATGAAATTAATGACAAGTTATATACTTCTGCAAGGTCTTCACTTCCATGCTCGTATCGGAGTAGGGGAGCAGGAGCGAGTGGTCGGTAATGAGTACGTTCTCGACCTACGGTTAGGTTATCCGTTTGCAAAGGCAGTGAAGAGCGATGATGTTGCTGACACGCTGAACTATGCAGAAGTATTTAACGTCATAAGAGAGGTAATGAAACAACCCGCTCTCCTGTTAGAATCCGTCGCTGGGTTCATTGTCGAGGCATTGTGTGCGGCTTTCCCAATGATAAGTAGTATTGACTTAAAACTCGTGAAACTTAATCCTCCAATGGGTGCTGACAGTGATGGGGCAGGCGTAGAATTACACTTAATAAATGATAAAACCGAGGATTAG